A DNA window from Phaeobacter sp. A36a-5a contains the following coding sequences:
- a CDS encoding MFS transporter — protein MKLTGPFLFILATLMIDAIGIGIVFPIMPDLMLRVGAESTAEGALWSGIMMSAYAAAMFLFGPIVGSLSDAYGRRPILILALVTLTIDYVIMALAQTYWMLLVGRVIAGMAGATYITATAYISDIAKPAERGAAFGMIGAAFGIGFVLGPAIGGMASGLHISAPFWIAAGLSAVNVLFGLIILPESLKPENRRPFGRRDINPFATLLRAFAIPGLAIPLICIFVFEFANLVYPTLWSFWGREVFGWDGFTIGLTLSAYGVLIAVVQAGILPQLTKRLGDFRTLIIAMVAAVISMIGFGVASAIWVVIVFLPIAALSDMAPPLITAFAANRVGEDQQGVVQGVIASLSSVAAVAAPLVLTGVFERFVGETGWYLPGAPFLVAAVLVVAMVPLVLRLRAHDTG, from the coding sequence ATGAAGTTGACCGGCCCCTTTCTGTTCATTCTTGCGACATTGATGATTGATGCGATTGGCATTGGCATCGTGTTTCCGATCATGCCCGATCTGATGCTGAGAGTGGGGGCCGAAAGTACCGCCGAAGGCGCGTTGTGGAGCGGCATCATGATGTCGGCCTATGCCGCCGCCATGTTTCTGTTCGGCCCGATTGTCGGCAGCCTCTCCGACGCCTATGGGCGTCGGCCGATCCTGATCCTCGCGCTTGTCACCCTGACGATCGACTATGTCATCATGGCGCTGGCCCAGACCTATTGGATGCTGCTGGTTGGTCGGGTCATCGCCGGGATGGCGGGGGCGACTTATATCACTGCGACCGCCTATATATCGGATATCGCCAAACCGGCAGAGCGTGGCGCTGCCTTTGGGATGATCGGTGCCGCCTTTGGTATCGGCTTTGTGCTGGGGCCTGCAATCGGCGGCATGGCGTCGGGGCTGCACATCAGCGCGCCCTTCTGGATCGCTGCGGGCCTTTCGGCGGTCAACGTGCTGTTCGGGCTGATCATTCTGCCGGAATCCCTGAAGCCGGAGAACCGTCGCCCGTTTGGCCGCCGTGATATCAACCCCTTCGCGACCCTCCTCCGCGCCTTTGCCATCCCCGGTCTGGCGATCCCCTTGATCTGTATCTTTGTCTTTGAGTTTGCCAATCTGGTCTACCCGACACTCTGGTCCTTCTGGGGCCGCGAGGTGTTTGGCTGGGACGGGTTCACCATCGGGCTGACCCTTTCAGCCTATGGTGTTCTGATCGCCGTGGTACAGGCGGGCATCCTGCCGCAGCTCACCAAACGCCTGGGGGATTTCAGAACACTGATCATCGCGATGGTGGCGGCGGTGATTTCCATGATCGGGTTTGGCGTTGCCAGTGCCATCTGGGTCGTCATTGTGTTTCTGCCGATCGCCGCCCTGTCAGATATGGCTCCGCCGCTGATCACCGCATTTGCCGCCAACCGGGTTGGCGAGGATCAGCAGGGTGTGGTTCAGGGCGTCATCGCTTCGCTGTCGTCGGTTGCTGCTGTCGCGGCTCCGCTGGTGCTTACCGGGGTGTTTGAACGGTTCGTCGGCGAGACCGGCTGGTATTTGCCCGGTGCCCCGTTTCTGGTCGCCGCTGTGCTTGTGGTGGCGATGGTGCCGCTGGTACTGCGTCTCAGGGCTCATGACACCGGCTGA
- a CDS encoding MBL fold metallo-hydrolase, which produces MQAPDDFNPPAGIAENVEPGLRRILAPNPSAMTYRGTNTYLLGHSDIAIIDPGPMSDAHLRAILDAVEPDQRISHILVSHSHLDHSPLARPLAKATGAPVYAFGDAATGRSAVMTELAAAGLAGGGEGIDVDFTPDIRLRDGDIVAGQDWQLEVIHTPGHLGNHITFAWKDACFTADHVMGWASSLVSPPDGDLTDFMASCQRLAARNWRVFYPGHGAPVCDPAARLAWLITHRKGREAAIMAELAKGPATVAELTARIYTETPAALRIAAERNVFAHLVDLAGQSRVTCADPLSFGALFAQLP; this is translated from the coding sequence ATGCAGGCACCCGACGATTTCAATCCCCCCGCAGGCATCGCGGAGAATGTCGAACCGGGTCTGCGCCGTATCCTCGCACCGAACCCCTCTGCGATGACATATCGCGGCACCAATACCTATCTGCTGGGCCACAGCGATATTGCCATCATCGACCCCGGCCCAATGAGTGACGCCCATCTGCGGGCGATCCTGGACGCCGTGGAACCGGATCAGCGCATCAGCCACATTCTGGTCAGCCACAGCCATCTGGACCATTCCCCCCTCGCCCGGCCGCTTGCCAAAGCCACCGGCGCGCCGGTCTACGCCTTCGGCGATGCAGCAACAGGGCGAAGCGCTGTGATGACGGAGCTGGCCGCGGCCGGCCTCGCCGGTGGCGGTGAGGGCATCGATGTGGATTTCACGCCAGACATCAGGCTGCGCGACGGTGATATCGTGGCCGGCCAGGACTGGCAGCTGGAAGTGATCCACACGCCCGGACATCTTGGCAATCATATTACTTTTGCCTGGAAAGACGCCTGTTTTACCGCCGATCACGTGATGGGCTGGGCCAGTTCGCTGGTGTCGCCTCCCGATGGCGATCTGACAGATTTCATGGCTTCCTGCCAGCGATTGGCCGCGCGCAACTGGCGCGTCTTCTACCCCGGGCACGGCGCACCGGTTTGCGACCCTGCGGCCCGGCTCGCCTGGCTGATCACCCACCGCAAAGGGCGTGAGGCTGCGATCATGGCGGAGCTTGCGAAAGGACCGGCCACCGTGGCAGAGCTGACCGCGCGCATCTACACCGAAACCCCGGCCGCGCTGCGCATCGCCGCCGAGCGCAATGTTTTTGCCCACCTCGTTGATCTTGCAGGGCAATCCCGCGTCACATGCGCAGATCCTCTGTCATTCGGCGCGCTGTTCGCTCAGCTCCCATAG
- a CDS encoding Gfo/Idh/MocA family protein — MSHPTTYGIIGCGMMGQEHLRNIALLDNTRVGAIYEPNAAMRETAATLAPDAAFVDSIEALLAVAELDCLLIASPNFRHLEQLETLSRLRPLPVLVEKPLFTSLADLARLDGFAADYPAPVWVAMEYRYMPPIAAFLKQAQTATGGIKMLSIREHRFPFLAKVDDWNRFDAKSGGTFVEKCCHFFDLMRLTLGSEPLRVMASGGQDVNHLDERYSDGVPDILDNGYVIVDFRCGARAMLDLCMFAEGAEYQEEVAAVGPTGKIEAFVPGPGRFWPTHLGAPPLPKLVTSPRSPRGPVTQEIPVDPELLEAGDHNGSTFYQHQKFLELVRGERATPEVTLHDGRMAVLMGMAAQISIAERRSVEISELI, encoded by the coding sequence ATGTCACACCCCACCACCTATGGAATCATCGGCTGCGGCATGATGGGCCAGGAACATCTGCGCAATATCGCCCTGCTGGACAACACGCGGGTCGGTGCGATCTATGAACCCAATGCGGCCATGCGCGAGACTGCCGCCACACTCGCCCCTGATGCAGCGTTCGTGGACAGTATCGAGGCCCTGCTGGCTGTAGCTGAGCTTGACTGCCTGTTGATCGCCAGTCCCAATTTCCGCCATCTGGAGCAGCTGGAGACCCTGTCCCGCCTGCGCCCGTTACCGGTGCTGGTCGAAAAACCGCTGTTCACCAGTCTTGCCGATCTGGCACGACTGGACGGTTTTGCAGCAGATTATCCGGCCCCCGTTTGGGTGGCGATGGAATATCGCTATATGCCCCCCATTGCGGCTTTCCTGAAGCAGGCCCAGACAGCGACCGGCGGCATCAAGATGCTGAGCATCCGCGAGCATCGGTTTCCATTTCTCGCAAAAGTCGATGACTGGAACCGGTTTGACGCCAAATCCGGAGGCACCTTTGTTGAGAAATGCTGTCACTTCTTCGATCTGATGCGGCTGACGCTCGGTTCTGAACCGCTACGGGTTATGGCCAGCGGCGGTCAGGATGTGAACCATCTCGATGAACGCTACAGCGATGGTGTGCCTGACATCCTCGACAATGGCTACGTGATCGTCGACTTCCGCTGCGGCGCGCGCGCCATGCTGGACCTGTGCATGTTTGCCGAAGGCGCTGAATATCAGGAAGAGGTCGCCGCCGTCGGCCCCACAGGCAAGATCGAAGCCTTTGTGCCCGGACCGGGGCGGTTCTGGCCCACCCATCTGGGCGCGCCGCCGCTGCCGAAGCTGGTGACCTCGCCACGCTCCCCCAGAGGCCCTGTAACACAAGAGATTCCTGTTGATCCCGAACTTCTTGAGGCGGGTGATCACAACGGATCCACCTTTTATCAGCACCAGAAGTTCCTCGAACTGGTCCGCGGCGAACGCGCAACACCTGAGGTGACCCTTCATGATGGGCGGATGGCAGTGCTCATGGGGATGGCGGCGCAGATCTCCATTGCCGAGCGGCGCAGCGTAGAGATCTCAGAGCTGATCTGA
- a CDS encoding LLM class flavin-dependent oxidoreductase yields the protein MSVVPVTSADLDAVEVSWFAALCSDDYQFLGVPDGDLRSSWAHCSDIVKEAEAQGFRNILCPSSYQVGQDTLSFVAGCAPITDRINMLAAVRCGEMQPIMLARTLATLDHMLKGRLTVNIISSDFPGETADSGFRYQRSREVVEILKQAWTRDEINHKGEVYQFEGLTTDPARPYQTGGPLLYFGGYSPAALELCGEHCDVYLMWPEKMEDLAGRMQAVHSVAETYGRTLDYGLRVHVIVRDTEAEAYEYADHLVSKLDDAQGKAIRERALDATSLGVAHQAKNRDIADEFGFIEPNLWTGIGRARSGCGAALVGSTDQVMSKLEAYQKMGIRAFVLSGYPHLEEARHFGARVMPHLKTCSLPHEYGRVPQSTPATPLGNGERR from the coding sequence ATGAGCGTTGTTCCGGTAACATCCGCGGATCTTGATGCGGTCGAAGTGTCCTGGTTTGCGGCACTCTGCTCGGACGATTACCAGTTTCTTGGTGTACCGGATGGTGACCTGCGGTCGTCCTGGGCGCATTGCTCCGACATCGTGAAAGAGGCAGAGGCGCAGGGGTTTCGCAATATCCTTTGCCCGTCGTCCTATCAGGTGGGTCAGGATACGCTCAGCTTTGTGGCGGGCTGTGCGCCGATCACTGACAGGATCAACATGCTGGCAGCGGTGCGCTGCGGCGAGATGCAGCCGATCATGCTGGCGCGTACCCTGGCCACCTTGGATCACATGCTGAAGGGGCGGCTGACGGTCAATATTATCTCCTCCGATTTTCCGGGGGAGACCGCCGACAGCGGCTTTCGCTATCAGCGCTCGCGCGAAGTGGTCGAGATCCTGAAACAGGCCTGGACCCGGGATGAGATCAACCACAAGGGCGAGGTTTACCAATTCGAAGGGCTGACCACCGATCCGGCGAGACCCTATCAGACTGGCGGGCCGCTGCTGTATTTCGGTGGCTATTCCCCGGCGGCGCTGGAGCTCTGCGGTGAACATTGCGATGTCTACCTGATGTGGCCGGAAAAGATGGAAGATCTGGCCGGTCGGATGCAGGCGGTCCATAGCGTCGCGGAAACTTATGGGCGTACGCTTGATTATGGTCTGCGGGTGCATGTGATTGTCCGCGACACCGAGGCAGAAGCCTATGAATACGCCGATCACCTTGTATCGAAACTGGATGATGCGCAGGGCAAGGCCATTCGGGAGCGGGCGCTGGATGCCACCTCGCTGGGCGTGGCGCATCAGGCCAAGAACCGCGATATTGCTGATGAATTTGGGTTTATCGAACCGAACCTCTGGACAGGGATAGGGCGGGCACGCTCTGGTTGCGGGGCGGCGCTGGTCGGATCCACCGATCAGGTCATGTCAAAGCTGGAAGCCTACCAGAAGATGGGCATCCGCGCCTTTGTGCTGTCGGGCTACCCGCATCTGGAGGAAGCGCGGCATTTCGGGGCGCGGGTGATGCCACATCTAAAAACCTGCTCACTGCCGCATGAATATGGCCGGGTGCCGCAATCGACCCCGGCGACACCCCTAGGGAACGGAGAACGTCGTTGA
- a CDS encoding response regulator transcription factor → MRILLLEDDPEIGTWTVKGLMAAGHVVDWIENGREALLAATTRDYDVLIFDRMTPDLDGLSALKTLRSARIATPLILLTALGAVEDRVEGLEAGADDYLSKPFAMSELLARITALGRRGRAEAAEMTTRLFHRGLELDLLSQTCTCNGQTVLLNPKEFRLLEVLMRSKGRIQTRAMLLERVWDINFDPATSVVETHMSRLRNKIEKPFGTEFIKTVRGSGYMFLD, encoded by the coding sequence ATGCGAATTCTCCTGCTCGAAGATGATCCTGAAATTGGCACCTGGACGGTCAAGGGCCTCATGGCAGCGGGCCATGTGGTCGACTGGATCGAGAATGGTCGCGAGGCGCTGCTGGCTGCAACAACCCGCGATTATGATGTCCTGATCTTTGACAGGATGACGCCGGATCTTGACGGGCTTTCGGCGCTGAAAACCCTGCGCTCTGCACGGATTGCCACCCCCTTGATCCTGCTCACCGCGCTCGGCGCGGTTGAGGACCGTGTCGAGGGGCTGGAAGCCGGTGCTGACGACTATCTCAGCAAACCCTTCGCCATGTCTGAGCTGCTGGCCCGTATCACCGCCCTGGGCCGTCGCGGACGGGCTGAGGCCGCAGAAATGACGACCCGGCTCTTTCATCGCGGGCTTGAGCTGGATCTCTTGAGCCAGACCTGTACCTGCAATGGCCAGACCGTCTTGCTGAACCCCAAGGAGTTTCGCCTGCTGGAGGTTCTGATGCGTTCCAAGGGGCGAATCCAGACCCGCGCCATGCTGCTTGAACGGGTCTGGGACATTAATTTCGATCCCGCCACCAGCGTTGTCGAAACCCATATGAGCCGCTTGCGGAACAAGATTGAAAAACCCTTCGGAACGGAGTTCATCAAAACCGTGCGCGGGTCCGGGTATATGTTCCTTGATTAG
- a CDS encoding flavin reductase family protein has product MSAHAGQGKHSFVPAPDNTRLLRDAFGRFATGVTIVTAASDQGVVAITANSFSSVSLTPPLVLWSPDRNSRRFPYFETARHYAIHVLAADQDDLCWQVAKDAFGLNHLQLERNENGVPLLENCLARFECTRSAIHDGGDHAIVLGHVDRATMREEGDALTFYKGQMGQIAVSR; this is encoded by the coding sequence ATGTCGGCACATGCAGGGCAGGGCAAACACAGCTTTGTTCCGGCACCGGACAACACGCGGCTGCTGCGCGACGCCTTTGGCCGGTTCGCAACTGGGGTCACCATCGTGACCGCAGCCTCCGATCAGGGGGTTGTGGCGATCACCGCCAACAGTTTTTCCTCGGTCTCGCTGACTCCGCCGCTGGTGCTGTGGTCGCCAGACCGCAACTCGCGGCGCTTTCCCTATTTCGAGACAGCCCGCCACTACGCCATCCACGTTCTGGCGGCGGATCAGGATGATCTGTGTTGGCAGGTCGCAAAAGATGCTTTTGGGCTGAACCATTTGCAGCTGGAGCGCAACGAAAACGGGGTGCCGCTCTTGGAAAACTGTCTGGCGCGGTTTGAATGCACCCGTTCAGCCATCCATGACGGGGGAGACCACGCCATCGTTCTGGGTCACGTTGACCGCGCCACCATGCGCGAAGAAGGGGACGCATTGACATTCTACAAGGGCCAGATGGGTCAGATCGCCGTGTCACGCTAG
- a CDS encoding ATP-binding protein → MFFQWLKHYMPRSLYGRAALILLVPIVTLQLVISVVFIKRDLEDLTVQMTLTMLRELRLLEQVMAPAGSREEALQLADPLLRPLQMQLRFLEPEEPVPLDQMGLLEFSGRVVRDTLQATAPRFISAQFPNTRRVQLVLDSEHGPLALVFDRRRLTAAAPHQLIVTMIVFGFLMTVIAFVYMRNQLRPIKQLAEAAQAFGRGRTEPYSPRGANEVRAAGSAFLDMRARIERQMEQRTLMLSGVSHDLRTPLTRMKLGLSMLDDEEAEPLRQDVDEMQALLDAFLDFSRGVSTSEPEEVDPHVMITLLVDGWRRQGKDVMLGEMSGEGKVMLRGAAMRRAVQNLISNAVRYGTRARVSVAMTEKFLRIRVEDDGPGIAEADRTEATRPFTRLDPARNQDLGSGVGLGLAIVTDIARAHGGTLRLGISAELGGLQADIVIGL, encoded by the coding sequence ATGTTCTTTCAATGGCTCAAACACTATATGCCGCGCAGCCTTTACGGGCGGGCGGCGCTTATCCTGCTGGTGCCGATCGTAACGCTGCAACTGGTGATTTCGGTTGTGTTCATCAAGCGTGACCTCGAGGATCTGACGGTCCAGATGACGCTCACAATGCTGCGCGAGCTGCGCCTGCTGGAGCAGGTGATGGCACCGGCTGGCAGTCGCGAGGAGGCCCTGCAACTGGCCGATCCGCTGCTGCGACCGCTCCAGATGCAGCTGCGCTTTCTCGAGCCGGAGGAGCCGGTACCGCTGGATCAGATGGGGCTACTGGAGTTTTCGGGCCGGGTGGTGCGGGACACCTTGCAGGCGACGGCGCCACGGTTCATCTCTGCCCAGTTCCCCAACACGCGCCGGGTGCAGCTGGTGCTGGATAGCGAACACGGGCCACTGGCGCTGGTGTTTGACAGGCGGCGACTGACGGCAGCGGCGCCGCATCAGCTGATTGTCACCATGATCGTCTTTGGTTTCCTGATGACGGTCATCGCATTCGTCTACATGCGTAACCAGCTGCGCCCGATCAAGCAGCTCGCGGAAGCGGCACAGGCCTTTGGGCGGGGACGAACGGAGCCTTATTCGCCGCGCGGGGCCAATGAGGTGCGCGCCGCCGGCAGCGCCTTTCTGGACATGCGAGCGCGGATCGAACGTCAGATGGAGCAGCGCACGCTGATGCTCTCCGGTGTCAGCCACGATCTGCGCACGCCGCTGACGCGCATGAAACTGGGCCTGTCAATGCTGGATGACGAGGAGGCCGAGCCGCTGCGTCAGGATGTCGACGAGATGCAGGCGCTCCTGGATGCCTTTCTCGACTTCTCGCGCGGTGTCTCCACCAGCGAGCCGGAAGAAGTGGATCCGCATGTGATGATCACGCTGCTGGTCGATGGCTGGCGGCGGCAGGGCAAGGATGTGATGCTCGGCGAGATGAGCGGCGAAGGCAAGGTGATGCTGCGCGGCGCAGCGATGCGTCGGGCCGTGCAGAATCTGATCTCAAACGCAGTGCGTTATGGCACCCGCGCACGGGTGTCCGTTGCCATGACCGAGAAATTCCTGCGCATAAGGGTCGAGGATGACGGTCCTGGCATTGCAGAGGCGGACCGGACCGAGGCGACCCGGCCCTTTACCCGGCTTGATCCTGCCCGCAATCAGGATCTTGGCAGCGGGGTTGGTCTGGGGCTGGCGATTGTCACCGATATTGCGCGCGCGCATGGTGGGACGCTCCGGCTGGGCATCAGCGCCGAGCTGGGTGGGCTACAGGCCGATATCGTGATCGGCTTGTAA
- a CDS encoding aldo/keto reductase, translated as MERIKIAVGLEFSRLVYGMWRLGDDSDTSTAHVEAKIEACLAQGITTFDQADIYGGYTAEGILGRALKANPALREQMEIVTKCDIVAPVGRYADAAVKHYDTSAAHITRSVETSLMEMGIDHIDLLLIHRPDPLMDHVETGAALDALVAAGKLRAVGVSNFRPWDWELLQSAMKTPLATNQIELSLSEISPFTNGDLAFHQRQGHPLMAWSPLGGGGLMTGSGQLADRLDVIAAAQGVDRAAVAIAFLLRHPAQILPVLGTNNLERIKQASDALKVELDRPTWFTLYEAALGREVA; from the coding sequence ATGGAACGGATCAAGATCGCAGTCGGGCTGGAGTTCAGCCGTCTGGTCTATGGCATGTGGCGTCTTGGCGATGACAGCGATACCTCGACCGCCCATGTCGAGGCCAAGATCGAGGCCTGTCTGGCGCAGGGGATCACCACCTTTGATCAGGCCGATATCTATGGCGGCTATACAGCCGAAGGGATCCTGGGGCGGGCGCTGAAGGCGAATCCAGCCCTGCGTGAGCAGATGGAGATCGTCACCAAATGCGATATCGTGGCTCCGGTCGGGCGCTATGCGGACGCGGCGGTCAAACATTACGATACCTCCGCCGCCCATATCACCCGTTCGGTTGAGACGTCGCTGATGGAGATGGGCATCGACCATATCGACCTCTTGCTGATCCATCGGCCGGATCCGCTGATGGATCATGTCGAGACAGGGGCCGCGCTGGACGCGCTGGTCGCCGCAGGCAAATTGCGCGCCGTCGGCGTGTCGAACTTCCGTCCCTGGGATTGGGAGCTGCTGCAATCGGCGATGAAGACGCCGCTGGCCACCAATCAGATCGAACTCTCTTTGTCCGAGATCAGCCCTTTCACCAACGGCGATCTGGCCTTTCATCAGCGGCAGGGGCATCCGCTGATGGCGTGGTCACCGCTTGGCGGTGGGGGGCTGATGACCGGGAGCGGCCAATTGGCCGATCGGCTGGATGTGATTGCTGCCGCGCAAGGCGTTGACCGCGCCGCCGTCGCCATAGCCTTCCTGCTGCGGCACCCGGCTCAGATCCTGCCGGTGCTGGGCACCAATAATCTGGAGCGGATCAAACAGGCCTCTGACGCGCTGAAGGTCGAGCTGGACCGCCCGACCTGGTTCACCCTGTACGAGGCGGCATTGGGCCGGGAGGTCGCATGA
- a CDS encoding GntR family transcriptional regulator, translating into MPTARSTASALPLYLQISESLTREIAAGRLADGERLPPERQLAQQYGTTVRTLRKSLSELEKQGMLERIQGSGNYIRTTQSVQSVYSMFRLELPGGGGLPTADVLSVTALAKPETLPEFGRSGSGTRIRRLRYLDDVVIAVEEIWLDGGAGQVDAGQLSDSLYRYYRLHLGFWISRAEDRVSLGRVPDWAPTRFGKPPGATVGYIERLSWAQDEAAVEFSRTWFDPDRALYVQRLT; encoded by the coding sequence ATGCCCACCGCCCGCTCCACTGCCAGCGCGCTGCCGCTTTACCTTCAGATCAGCGAGTCCCTGACCCGTGAGATCGCGGCCGGGAGGTTGGCCGACGGGGAGCGACTGCCGCCCGAGCGTCAGCTGGCGCAGCAGTATGGAACCACCGTAAGAACCCTGCGCAAATCCCTGTCGGAGCTAGAAAAACAGGGGATGCTCGAACGGATTCAGGGATCGGGAAACTACATCCGCACCACCCAGTCAGTGCAAAGCGTCTATTCGATGTTTCGGCTGGAGCTGCCCGGCGGTGGTGGCTTGCCCACGGCAGATGTTCTGTCGGTGACCGCGCTCGCCAAGCCCGAAACACTGCCCGAATTTGGCAGGTCAGGCAGTGGCACCCGGATCAGGCGGTTGCGGTATCTCGATGATGTGGTGATTGCCGTTGAAGAGATCTGGCTGGATGGTGGCGCGGGACAGGTCGATGCCGGACAGCTGTCCGATTCCCTCTATAGATATTATCGGCTGCATCTGGGCTTCTGGATCAGCCGAGCCGAGGATCGGGTATCGCTTGGTCGGGTGCCCGACTGGGCGCCGACACGGTTTGGCAAGCCCCCGGGCGCGACGGTTGGGTATATCGAACGGCTAAGCTGGGCACAGGATGAGGCCGCCGTGGAGTTCTCACGCACTTGGTTTGACCCGGACAGGGCGCTTTATGTGCAGCGCCTGACGTAG
- a CDS encoding glycine zipper family protein, which produces MKKLYLGCLAAVALGACGDSYEEPLLLDGPQQVGFHSDLGACRSLAEQHVDKTLKSSTVQGAVIGGIIGAVDSEDGDRADDAWIGAALGGGIGALDGQNERDKQRRTILIRCMQGRGHRVLA; this is translated from the coding sequence GCCCTTGGAGCCTGTGGCGACAGCTATGAAGAACCGCTCCTGTTAGATGGGCCGCAGCAAGTCGGGTTTCACTCCGATTTGGGCGCCTGCCGTTCGTTGGCCGAACAACACGTAGACAAAACGTTGAAATCCAGCACTGTTCAAGGTGCGGTGATCGGTGGCATCATCGGAGCGGTAGACAGTGAGGATGGAGACCGCGCCGATGACGCATGGATCGGAGCTGCACTCGGCGGTGGTATCGGGGCGCTTGACGGGCAGAATGAACGCGACAAACAGCGCCGCACCATTCTTATCCGCTGCATGCAGGGGCGCGGGCATCGTGTGTTGGCGTGA
- a CDS encoding sensor histidine kinase, translating into MSALRQAIALSLAFLVLLTIGGLLLDDVITEEFRAETEAALREEYQRISDRLTRTGRFPDQIVTAEVFSDSGVGYAVLRADGKVLGPVLRGAFDRPGFDILEGEQLFQPEALETLDRIFELIEDEAEEDDISSDQPGQNPGTARQLGFDVEFDSDADLGWRIYSGAVLDGRLLVYAPGVSAFGADLTGVILIFVIILSLPALVIGLIFGIRAQRRLNRIGAGFDRIADGNLDLRLAPRVIRDDIDELAARIDGATERLQASMRQMSDFSANIAHDLRTPLTRLRLHLDQAEDAEDQAAHREAAIAQMDDIIAIFGAIQRIARMQSQRRRDGFAPVELAAVVEQVHEIYEAVAQDAGQELSCRVSDADTINADRSLIMQLLANLIENAIRHAGEGASIAIDLSGRRLSVTDTGPGIPEAERSRVLDPLYRLDRSRNTAGAGLGLAMVKAIADLHEAELALMSGPDQRGLRVEVRFPEG; encoded by the coding sequence ATGAGCGCCCTGCGTCAGGCGATTGCCCTGTCGCTGGCGTTTCTGGTTCTGCTGACCATTGGCGGGCTGCTGCTTGACGATGTCATCACCGAAGAATTCCGCGCCGAGACGGAAGCGGCGCTGCGGGAGGAATATCAGCGCATCAGCGATCGGCTGACACGCACCGGTCGCTTCCCCGATCAGATCGTGACTGCCGAAGTGTTTTCCGACAGCGGTGTCGGCTATGCCGTTCTGCGCGCAGATGGCAAGGTTCTCGGCCCCGTGCTGCGGGGAGCTTTTGACCGGCCGGGGTTTGATATTCTGGAGGGCGAACAGCTGTTTCAACCTGAGGCACTGGAAACTCTGGACCGGATCTTTGAGCTGATCGAGGATGAAGCCGAAGAGGACGATATATCCTCTGACCAGCCGGGGCAGAACCCTGGTACCGCTCGCCAGCTGGGCTTCGATGTGGAGTTTGACAGCGACGCCGATCTCGGCTGGCGCATCTATAGCGGTGCGGTGCTGGATGGTCGCCTTCTGGTCTATGCGCCCGGTGTCAGTGCCTTTGGCGCGGATCTTACCGGCGTCATCCTTATCTTCGTCATCATCCTGTCGCTGCCTGCGCTGGTCATCGGATTGATCTTCGGGATCCGGGCACAGCGACGTCTGAACCGGATCGGCGCGGGATTTGACCGTATTGCCGATGGCAATCTTGATCTTCGGCTGGCGCCCCGGGTGATCCGCGATGATATTGATGAACTGGCTGCGCGGATTGACGGTGCCACCGAACGTTTGCAGGCCTCGATGCGGCAGATGTCTGATTTTTCCGCCAATATTGCGCATGATCTGCGCACGCCACTGACACGTCTGCGGCTGCATCTCGATCAGGCCGAAGATGCCGAGGATCAGGCCGCCCATAGAGAGGCCGCGATTGCGCAGATGGATGATATCATTGCCATCTTTGGCGCCATCCAGCGGATTGCGCGGATGCAGAGCCAGCGGCGGCGGGACGGTTTTGCACCCGTCGAACTGGCGGCAGTCGTGGAGCAGGTGCACGAAATATACGAGGCGGTGGCTCAGGACGCCGGGCAAGAGCTGTCCTGCCGCGTCAGCGATGCCGATACTATCAATGCGGACCGCAGCCTGATCATGCAGCTTCTGGCAAATCTGATCGAGAACGCAATCCGCCACGCCGGCGAGGGGGCCAGCATTGCAATCGACTTGAGCGGTCGCAGGCTGTCAGTCACTGACACTGGCCCGGGAATCCCCGAGGCTGAACGCAGCCGCGTGCTGGATCCGCTCTACCGGCTCGATCGCAGCCGCAACACCGCCGGGGCAGGGCTTGGGCTGGCCATGGTAAAAGCGATTGCAGACCTGCACGAAGCGGAGCTGGCGTTGATGTCGGGACCAGATCAGCGCGGACTGCGGGTCGAGGTGAGATTTCCCGAAGGCTGA